A single Thermosynechococcus vestitus BP-1 DNA region contains:
- a CDS encoding MinD/ParA family ATP-binding protein, with amino-acid sequence MGSIISVHSFRGGTGKSNTTANLGCTLAILGYRVAIVDTDIQSPGIHVLFGLESEDTEHALNDYLWGRCDITDVARDVSHLITAHGQPAKGAIYLIPSSLKTSEITRVLREGYDVGLLNDGFQQLLQGLNLDFLLIDTHPGLNEETLLSITISDALVLILRPDRQDFQGTAVTVDVARQLDVPKMLMVVNKVPSAFHQDSLKQQVETTYGVPVAGILPVCEEMFQLGSSDIFCLRYPEHPYSLVVRRVVQHLLD; translated from the coding sequence ATGGGGAGCATTATTTCTGTGCATTCTTTTCGTGGGGGCACAGGCAAATCCAATACAACCGCAAATCTGGGCTGTACCTTGGCGATATTGGGCTATCGGGTGGCGATCGTGGACACCGATATTCAATCCCCCGGTATCCATGTGCTCTTTGGCCTTGAGTCGGAAGATACGGAACATGCCCTGAATGATTACCTCTGGGGACGCTGTGACATTACCGATGTAGCGCGGGATGTCAGCCATCTCATTACTGCCCACGGCCAACCAGCCAAAGGAGCCATCTATCTGATTCCCTCTAGCCTGAAAACGAGTGAAATTACCCGTGTGCTGCGGGAGGGCTACGATGTCGGTCTACTCAATGATGGTTTTCAGCAGTTGTTGCAAGGGCTGAATCTGGACTTTTTGCTGATTGATACCCACCCTGGACTGAATGAGGAAACCCTGCTTTCGATTACAATTTCCGATGCCTTGGTACTCATTCTGCGGCCCGATCGCCAAGACTTTCAAGGAACAGCGGTCACAGTTGATGTGGCGCGGCAGCTTGATGTGCCGAAAATGCTGATGGTGGTTAACAAAGTCCCCAGTGCTTTTCATCAAGATTCCCTCAAGCAGCAGGTGGAGACGACCTATGGGGTGCCGGTTGCGGGTATCCTGCCTGTTTGTGAAGAGATGTTTCAACTAGGGAGCAGCGATATTTTCTGTTTACGCTACCCTGAGCATCCCTACAGTCTGGTGGTCAGGAGGGTTGTGCAGCATTTGTTGGATTAG
- a CDS encoding RNA-guided endonuclease InsQ/TnpB family protein — MQKAFSYRFYPTTEQESLLRKTLGCVRLVYNRALAARTEAWYERKERLDYVQTSALLTKWKKQDDLQFLNQVSSVPLQQALRHLQSAFSNFFAGRAKYPNFKKKRNGGSAEFTKSAFRWKDGKVFLAKCNEPLNIRWSRRLPDGVEPSTVTIRLNPAGQWYISLRFDDPRELTLQPVDPSVGLDVGISSLITLSTGEKIANPKHFNRYYKRLRKAQRSLSRKQKGSRNWHKARLKVAKIHQKISDSRKDHLHQLTTRLIRENQTIVIEWLAVKNMVKNRQLARSISDAGWGELVRQLEYKAQWYGRTLVKIDQWFPSSKRCGQCGHIVERLPLSVREWDCPKCGAHHDRDVNAAGNILAVGHTVTVCGAGVRPDRHTSKGQLRRSRKSQK; from the coding sequence ATGCAAAAGGCTTTCAGTTACCGCTTCTACCCAACGACCGAGCAGGAATCCCTGCTTCGGAAAACATTGGGCTGTGTTCGGTTGGTTTATAACCGAGCACTGGCAGCGAGAACAGAAGCCTGGTATGAACGAAAAGAGAGGCTTGACTACGTTCAAACCTCTGCCTTGCTTACTAAGTGGAAGAAGCAAGATGACCTTCAGTTTTTGAATCAGGTTAGTTCTGTCCCCTTGCAGCAGGCATTGAGACATCTGCAATCTGCTTTCAGTAACTTCTTTGCAGGTCGGGCAAAATATCCCAACTTCAAAAAGAAACGCAATGGCGGTAGCGCAGAATTCACCAAGTCTGCTTTTAGGTGGAAAGACGGAAAAGTATTCTTGGCAAAGTGCAACGAACCGCTGAATATTCGCTGGTCGAGACGGCTTCCAGATGGTGTTGAACCATCCACGGTGACCATCAGGCTTAACCCTGCTGGACAGTGGTACATCAGTCTGAGGTTTGATGACCCCAGAGAGTTGACACTGCAGCCCGTCGACCCGTCGGTTGGTTTGGACGTAGGGATTAGCAGCCTCATTACCCTGAGCACAGGGGAAAAGATTGCCAACCCCAAGCACTTTAACCGCTACTACAAACGACTCCGTAAGGCGCAGCGGTCTTTGAGTCGCAAACAAAAAGGCTCTCGCAATTGGCATAAGGCGCGGTTGAAAGTTGCCAAGATTCACCAGAAAATCTCTGATTCCAGAAAAGACCATTTGCACCAGTTGACGACTCGATTGATACGTGAAAACCAAACGATCGTAATCGAGTGGTTGGCTGTGAAGAATATGGTCAAGAACCGTCAGCTTGCCCGATCCATCAGTGATGCTGGATGGGGTGAACTGGTACGGCAATTGGAATACAAGGCCCAGTGGTATGGTCGGACACTGGTGAAGATTGACCAATGGTTTCCCAGTTCTAAACGCTGTGGACAGTGTGGTCACATTGTTGAGCGGCTGCCATTGAGCGTCCGAGAATGGGACTGTCCTAAGTGTGGGGCGCACCATGATCGGGATGTAAATGCCGCTGGGAATATTTTGGCCGTGGGACACACGGTTACAGTCTGTGGAGCGGGTGTAAGACCTGATAGGCATACGTCTAAAGGGCAACTGCGAAGAAGCAGAAAGTCTCAAAAGTGA
- a CDS encoding MarR family transcriptional regulator, giving the protein MNSQDASSASDGGLNPADLLVLPDRQRSLLTLMMRQPLPRTVPELAEQLQWSAQEVSAILAEVLQLGYVTANNDTYQVKFGRRTPRLQAKGPSPRVAAVWDKLG; this is encoded by the coding sequence ATGAATAGTCAAGACGCCAGCAGTGCTTCCGATGGGGGTCTCAATCCAGCAGATTTACTGGTTTTGCCCGATCGCCAGCGCTCCCTTTTGACACTGATGATGCGCCAGCCGCTGCCCCGCACTGTGCCAGAATTGGCTGAGCAGTTGCAGTGGTCTGCCCAGGAGGTCAGCGCCATCCTCGCGGAGGTTCTTCAACTGGGCTATGTAACAGCTAACAATGACACCTACCAAGTCAAATTCGGACGGCGTACCCCGCGCCTCCAAGCCAAGGGTCCGTCGCCCCGTGTCGCGGCGGTTTGGGACAAGTTGGGCTAG
- the tpiA gene encoding triose-phosphate isomerase: MRPKVLAGNWKMHKTQQEAVAFLQEFLGELVDTPSDREVVLCVPYTCLSVLSKSLHGTRVKLGAQNVHWADQGAFTGEISPPMLVELGVRYVIIGHSERRQYFGETDATVNQRLRAAQSHGLTPILCVGETKAQRAAGETENHIFQQLALDLVDVDQTNLVIAYEPIWAIGTGDTCEETEANRVIGLIRSQLHNPDVPIQYGGSVNANNIDAIMAQPEIDGVLVGGASLQPQSFGRIVNYKPL, encoded by the coding sequence GTGCGCCCAAAAGTTCTTGCTGGCAACTGGAAAATGCACAAAACGCAACAGGAGGCAGTGGCCTTCCTACAGGAGTTCTTAGGGGAATTGGTGGACACCCCCAGCGATCGCGAGGTGGTGCTGTGTGTTCCCTACACCTGTTTGAGTGTATTGTCTAAGAGTCTGCATGGAACACGGGTGAAGCTGGGGGCCCAAAATGTCCACTGGGCAGATCAGGGGGCGTTTACGGGGGAAATTTCCCCACCGATGTTGGTGGAGCTGGGGGTGCGCTACGTCATTATTGGCCACAGTGAGCGGCGGCAGTATTTTGGTGAAACGGATGCCACGGTTAACCAGCGGCTCAGGGCTGCCCAAAGCCACGGCCTGACACCGATTCTCTGTGTCGGTGAAACGAAAGCGCAACGGGCTGCCGGCGAAACAGAAAACCACATCTTTCAGCAGTTGGCCCTGGACTTGGTGGATGTGGATCAAACCAATTTGGTGATTGCCTACGAGCCTATTTGGGCGATCGGTACCGGTGATACCTGTGAAGAAACGGAAGCAAACCGCGTCATTGGTTTGATTCGCAGTCAGTTGCACAATCCCGATGTCCCCATTCAGTACGGTGGCTCAGTCAATGCAAACAATATTGATGCCATCATGGCCCAGCCAGAAATTGATGGGGTGCTGGTGGGTGGCGCCAGTTTGCAGCCACAGAGTTTTGGGCGCATTGTTAATTACAAGCCCCTTTGA
- a CDS encoding tetratricopeptide repeat protein, with product MRQQLFSTLTVLVALVGLSRAVVAQPMAIATLTPPELQELQRLVPRSAEDYYNLGLMHQGRGDLAAAIDAFSQAIKLNPSADYYFARGLAYYDQGDMQRAIADFTTALGDDPQFIAAYYNRGMAYLALQNYDAAIADFDAALARDPQFVAAYYSRGMAHFDRGNVELAQRDYERARALNPAMTAQYYDRAPRPLTGGP from the coding sequence ATGCGCCAACAACTCTTCAGTACTTTGACGGTTTTAGTTGCTTTGGTTGGTCTCAGCAGGGCGGTTGTGGCACAGCCGATGGCGATCGCTACCCTAACACCCCCTGAACTTCAGGAACTGCAACGCCTGGTGCCCCGCAGTGCCGAGGACTACTACAACCTGGGATTAATGCACCAAGGTAGGGGTGATCTGGCTGCTGCTATTGATGCCTTTAGCCAAGCGATCAAACTCAACCCCAGTGCAGACTACTACTTTGCTCGCGGCCTGGCCTACTATGACCAAGGGGATATGCAGCGGGCGATCGCTGACTTTACTACGGCACTGGGCGACGATCCACAGTTTATTGCTGCCTACTACAACCGAGGCATGGCCTATCTTGCCCTGCAAAACTACGATGCCGCAATTGCGGACTTTGATGCTGCCCTAGCACGGGATCCTCAATTTGTTGCTGCCTACTATAGTCGGGGCATGGCCCACTTCGACAGGGGCAATGTGGAATTGGCACAACGGGACTATGAGCGGGCTCGCGCGCTCAACCCAGCCATGACAGCCCAGTACTACGATCGCGCCCCCCGTCCCCTCACCGGTGGTCCCTAG
- a CDS encoding murein transglycosylase A, whose product MAGLWTGGLQGVVILATSAIATAPTVAPLMRQSQLPPTVALDTALWESRGERTRLLQAIDHSLRYLRTEKARRDYAAYTAAGQPGATLGPNLHQRVIRSLERFRHLVQTRRSAAELQAAVKREFVFYQSIGSDGQGRVDFTGYYAPTYRASLVPTAEYRYPLFRRPPDFEQWSEPHPTRLELEGADGQQWRNGPLRGLELVYLRDRLEAFLVHVQGSAELQLPDGRRFTVGYAGKTNHPYTSIGQELIRDGKIAREELTLPRLMAYFEANPAELDRYLPRNANFVFFEHTQGRPPTGSLSTPVTPERSIATDKSLMPPGALAVITTQIPLKAQGQWRQTPVSRFVLDQDTGSAIRGPGRVDIFMGTGDVAKARAGLINTPGQLYYLLLRQ is encoded by the coding sequence ATGGCGGGTTTATGGACAGGAGGGCTTCAAGGGGTTGTCATCCTCGCAACGAGCGCGATCGCGACCGCACCAACCGTTGCCCCCTTGATGCGCCAAAGCCAACTCCCACCCACAGTTGCCCTAGATACTGCCCTCTGGGAATCCCGCGGTGAGCGAACACGACTCCTGCAAGCCATTGATCATAGTTTGCGGTACCTGCGTACTGAGAAGGCCCGCCGAGACTACGCCGCCTACACCGCTGCTGGCCAACCCGGCGCCACCCTTGGCCCCAATCTCCATCAGCGGGTCATCCGCTCCCTCGAACGCTTTCGTCATCTGGTACAAACCCGTCGCTCTGCGGCAGAACTGCAAGCCGCCGTCAAACGAGAATTTGTTTTTTATCAATCCATTGGCAGCGATGGCCAAGGGCGAGTGGACTTCACAGGCTATTATGCACCGACCTATCGTGCCAGCTTAGTGCCCACAGCAGAATACCGCTATCCCCTATTTCGGCGTCCCCCTGATTTTGAGCAGTGGTCAGAGCCGCACCCCACCCGCTTGGAACTGGAAGGAGCGGATGGGCAGCAGTGGCGCAATGGCCCTTTGCGGGGTCTAGAACTGGTCTATTTGCGCGATCGCCTCGAGGCCTTTTTGGTTCACGTCCAGGGGTCGGCTGAGTTGCAACTGCCCGATGGTCGCCGCTTCACCGTTGGCTATGCCGGCAAAACGAATCACCCCTACACCAGTATTGGCCAAGAACTCATTCGCGATGGCAAGATTGCCCGGGAGGAACTGACACTGCCGCGCCTCATGGCTTACTTTGAGGCCAATCCCGCTGAGCTCGATCGCTATTTGCCCCGCAACGCCAACTTCGTCTTCTTCGAACACACCCAAGGGCGTCCTCCCACCGGCAGTCTCTCGACGCCGGTCACCCCAGAGCGCTCGATCGCCACCGATAAGTCTCTAATGCCACCGGGCGCCTTGGCGGTGATCACCACGCAGATTCCCCTCAAGGCCCAAGGCCAATGGCGGCAAACTCCCGTGAGCCGTTTTGTTTTGGATCAGGATACGGGGAGTGCCATTCGGGGGCCAGGTCGGGTCGATATTTTCATGGGCACGGGAGATGTCGCCAAAGCGCGGGCGGGTCTCATCAATACGCCGGGGCAGTTGTACTACTTGCTGCTGCGGCAATAG
- a CDS encoding zinc-dependent alcohol dehydrogenase, which yields MKAAVLYGKEDVRIETVPDPTPGPGEVVIRVRAATTCGTDLKVWRRGGHARMLTPPILFGHEAAGEIVALGAGVTGWQVGDRVVANNSAPCGQCFYCQRQAFSLCPHLEFNNGTFAEYLKLPASIVRQNLLPIPESLPFALAALTEPLACVLHGVARSGFDPAMVATWPSPPQIVVLGDGAIGLMFVGVLAQQGARVLAFGGSNQRLAIATTFGAEQTINHHQCGDIPAVVKDWTEGRGADIVIEATGVPEVWETAIACGRPGATINLFGGCPRETTIRVDTERLHYEELTLKGVFHNTPSFVRQALQLIASGTLPFEKLISGQAPLMEIETVLQAMKARQVIKVALQP from the coding sequence ATGAAAGCAGCAGTGCTCTACGGCAAAGAAGATGTCCGTATTGAAACCGTCCCCGATCCGACGCCGGGGCCGGGGGAAGTGGTGATTCGGGTACGGGCTGCCACCACCTGTGGCACCGACTTGAAGGTATGGCGGCGGGGGGGTCATGCCCGCATGCTGACACCGCCGATTCTCTTTGGCCATGAAGCCGCCGGCGAAATTGTTGCCCTGGGAGCCGGTGTGACTGGATGGCAGGTGGGCGATCGCGTGGTGGCCAATAATTCTGCCCCCTGTGGCCAGTGTTTTTATTGTCAGCGCCAGGCCTTTTCCCTATGTCCCCATCTGGAGTTTAACAATGGCACCTTTGCCGAGTATCTGAAACTTCCCGCCAGTATTGTCCGCCAAAACCTTTTGCCCATTCCAGAGTCCCTCCCCTTTGCTTTGGCGGCGCTGACCGAACCCCTCGCCTGTGTCCTCCACGGTGTGGCCCGCTCTGGCTTTGACCCCGCGATGGTGGCAACGTGGCCGAGTCCACCGCAAATCGTTGTCCTTGGGGATGGCGCCATTGGTCTGATGTTTGTTGGTGTGCTGGCCCAGCAGGGGGCACGGGTGCTTGCCTTTGGTGGTTCCAATCAGCGGCTAGCGATCGCCACCACCTTTGGGGCAGAGCAAACCATCAATCATCACCAGTGCGGGGATATTCCCGCCGTCGTCAAAGACTGGACGGAAGGACGGGGGGCCGACATTGTCATTGAAGCCACGGGGGTTCCTGAAGTCTGGGAAACAGCGATCGCCTGTGGTCGGCCGGGTGCCACAATCAACCTCTTTGGCGGTTGTCCTCGGGAAACCACTATCCGCGTGGATACAGAACGCCTCCACTACGAAGAACTCACCCTCAAGGGGGTCTTTCACAACACCCCCTCCTTTGTCCGCCAGGCTCTGCAATTGATTGCCAGCGGTACACTGCCCTTCGAGAAGCTCATTAGTGGTCAAGCCCCCCTCATGGAGATTGAAACTGTCCTCCAAGCCATGAAGGCGCGCCAAGTCATCAAAGTTGCCCTGCAACCCTAG
- the mraY gene encoding phospho-N-acetylmuramoyl-pentapeptide-transferase, whose product MPSTKTTAAIEPRWRAGQRLFRLLAIGLLIVTIAYDTGANHWQQPLQTLTLPWLVSFALVAVLGMAVVPLLRRLKTGQIIREDGPQSHLQKSGTPTMGGIFFVPTGLGLAFLWTGFAQGKLSPTVGAIALLVLWYAAIGWWDDWQVLRRQSNKGLSARLRLLLEGIGAALFCAWLVASDPTATVVTAPWGWVWPLGMAFIPLAIFVPMAEGNALNLTDGLDGLAGGTGAIALLTLGIILSPYPDLQILAVVMSGACLGFLWHNHHPARVFMGDTGSLALGAVLAGIGLASHHLWELLIVSGLFFVESLSVIAQVLYYKATKGPDGVGKRLLRMAPLHHHFELGGWSELRIVRTFYGVVALLGLLCVLLQWLA is encoded by the coding sequence ATGCCCTCCACCAAAACCACCGCCGCCATTGAACCCCGTTGGCGGGCAGGACAGCGGCTTTTTCGTCTTCTCGCGATTGGCCTCCTCATTGTTACTATTGCTTACGATACGGGAGCAAACCACTGGCAACAGCCGTTGCAAACCTTAACCCTGCCTTGGTTGGTGAGTTTTGCCCTCGTGGCGGTTCTGGGGATGGCCGTTGTGCCCCTGTTGCGGCGGTTAAAAACCGGGCAAATTATCCGCGAAGATGGCCCGCAATCTCACCTGCAAAAATCGGGCACGCCGACAATGGGGGGAATCTTTTTTGTGCCGACGGGGTTAGGGCTGGCGTTCCTGTGGACGGGGTTTGCTCAGGGGAAGCTGTCGCCCACTGTGGGGGCGATCGCGCTCCTGGTGCTGTGGTATGCCGCCATTGGTTGGTGGGACGACTGGCAAGTTCTGCGGCGCCAATCCAACAAAGGATTATCAGCACGGCTGCGGCTGCTTCTTGAGGGCATTGGCGCGGCGCTGTTTTGTGCTTGGCTGGTGGCTAGTGATCCTACGGCAACGGTTGTGACCGCTCCTTGGGGCTGGGTCTGGCCCTTAGGGATGGCCTTCATCCCCTTAGCCATTTTTGTGCCGATGGCGGAAGGGAATGCCCTGAATCTGACCGATGGGCTCGATGGTCTTGCCGGTGGCACTGGGGCGATCGCCCTACTGACTTTAGGCATCATTCTCAGCCCCTATCCCGACTTGCAAATTCTGGCCGTTGTCATGAGTGGCGCCTGCCTTGGCTTCCTTTGGCACAATCACCATCCGGCCCGGGTGTTTATGGGGGATACAGGTTCCCTGGCCCTTGGGGCAGTGCTGGCGGGCATTGGTTTGGCCAGTCACCACCTCTGGGAACTATTGATTGTCAGTGGTCTTTTTTTTGTGGAGTCCCTCTCGGTGATTGCCCAAGTGCTCTACTACAAAGCAACAAAAGGCCCCGACGGCGTGGGCAAGCGACTGCTGCGCATGGCACCTCTACACCATCACTTTGAGCTGGGGGGCTGGTCAGAACTGCGGATAGTGAGGACCTTCTATGGGGTCGTGGCCCTCTTGGGACTGCTCTGCGTCCTCCTGCAATGGTTGGCCTAA
- a CDS encoding DUF3134 domain-containing protein — MTLYNPSLYEEPISQKNLTAAGRSDHSILEWLRQTGRLIARDANEADPIIDSALDDMGEIEEFVGDSFGDYDDEEEDLGLEE; from the coding sequence ATGACCCTATACAACCCCTCTTTGTACGAAGAACCCATTTCCCAAAAGAACTTAACTGCTGCGGGTCGTTCCGATCACTCTATTTTGGAATGGTTACGGCAAACGGGTCGATTAATTGCCCGGGACGCCAATGAGGCGGACCCGATCATTGATAGCGCCCTCGATGATATGGGTGAAATTGAGGAATTTGTGGGTGACTCCTTTGGCGATTACGACGACGAAGAAGAGGACCTAGGGCTTGAGGAGTAG
- a CDS encoding right-handed parallel beta-helix repeat-containing protein: MTSPLSSATLNQLTPLLGSLARLVARGSPLNNQQLQTLLLGVDLQQDPAALAELQRWGQLLTQLHQNPSEDNRHATVEALMLRGLGEAAVLLAVDTVAGRATETAPPSSQSQRLRASVARLDLGMLAPGQRATAEFEVTGGPGQIVVESSQVQVSPQQFGAGTTRIQVVVKPLRSGVVWTPLRLVTARETLEVPLVVQWSDFQTAPAGLVVAPDGSGDFRTLAEAVRSVSAGTTLYLKAGTHRLEHPLTIDKALTLIGEGMETTRIVCGGEGWVVKFAGEGLFSASDIAFVHEGSHWADVVEVNRGEISFVHCRFSGGVRDKDNERGGDGLWLGGTVTGLVSNCQATGNQWVGIRVCEQAQPTLEGNTCQGNNLCGIAYFGNAGGIARQNTCSGNEQRGILVGEQAQPTLEGNTCQGNKGSGIAYGGRAGGVARQNTCSGNEDHGIYVDKQAQPTLEGNTCQGNKLNGIAYFGSAGGIARQNTCSGNEYYGIYVGEQAQPTLEGNTCQGNKLCGIAYVGSAAGIARQNTCSDNGCGIVVGEQAQPTLEGNTCQGNKQCGIAYVDSAGGIARQNTCSGNEYHGIELGQQAQPTLEVNTCKGNKQSGIAYFGSAGGIARQNTCSDNEYRGIELGEQARPTLEGNTCQGNKRSGILYAGSAGGIARQNTCSGNEYQGIYVGQQAQPTLEGNTCQGNKGSGIAYGGRAGGVARQNTCSGNEDHGIYVDKQAQPTLEGNTCQGNKQVGIGYFGSAGGIARQNTCSGNGDAGIYVGWQARPTLEDNTCQGNRGGTVNDMRLLFKNPLTYLMTLLNGNT, translated from the coding sequence GTGACCTCGCCCCTTTCCAGTGCGACCTTGAACCAACTGACCCCATTGCTGGGTAGCCTAGCTCGGCTGGTCGCCCGCGGCTCACCCCTCAACAACCAGCAGTTGCAGACCCTCCTCCTGGGCGTTGATCTGCAACAAGACCCCGCCGCCCTAGCGGAACTCCAGCGCTGGGGACAATTGCTGACACAACTGCACCAGAACCCCTCCGAGGACAACCGCCACGCCACCGTAGAAGCCTTAATGCTGCGCGGCCTAGGGGAAGCTGCGGTATTACTGGCCGTGGACACCGTTGCCGGCCGAGCCACCGAAACAGCTCCCCCCTCATCCCAAAGCCAACGTCTGAGGGCGAGCGTGGCCAGGTTAGACCTAGGAATGCTTGCCCCCGGCCAGAGGGCAACAGCCGAGTTTGAAGTGACCGGGGGCCCTGGGCAAATCGTCGTCGAGAGCAGCCAAGTGCAGGTGAGCCCCCAACAGTTCGGAGCCGGGACCACCCGCATCCAGGTGGTAGTGAAGCCCCTGAGGTCTGGCGTCGTGTGGACACCGCTGCGGCTAGTGACAGCCAGGGAGACCCTAGAGGTGCCGCTAGTGGTGCAGTGGTCAGATTTCCAGACGGCACCGGCAGGCCTGGTGGTTGCCCCCGATGGCAGCGGTGACTTTCGCACGCTGGCAGAAGCAGTACGGAGCGTCTCAGCCGGCACCACCCTCTACCTGAAGGCCGGCACACATCGCCTGGAGCATCCCTTGACCATTGATAAGGCGCTCACACTGATCGGGGAGGGCATGGAAACCACCCGCATCGTTTGTGGGGGCGAAGGGTGGGTTGTGAAGTTTGCAGGGGAGGGGCTGTTCAGTGCCAGCGACATTGCCTTTGTGCACGAAGGCAGCCACTGGGCCGATGTGGTTGAGGTGAATAGGGGTGAGATATCCTTTGTGCACTGCCGCTTCAGCGGTGGCGTGCGGGACAAGGACAATGAGCGTGGTGGGGATGGCCTGTGGCTAGGTGGAACCGTCACAGGACTGGTGAGCAACTGCCAGGCCACGGGAAATCAGTGGGTAGGCATCCGGGTCTGCGAGCAGGCGCAACCAACCCTGGAGGGCAACACCTGCCAGGGGAACAACTTGTGCGGCATCGCCTACTTTGGTAATGCAGGGGGCATCGCTCGCCAGAACACCTGCAGCGGCAATGAGCAGCGCGGCATTCTTGTGGGCGAGCAGGCACAACCAACCCTGGAGGGCAACACCTGCCAGGGGAACAAGGGGAGCGGCATCGCTTACGGTGGCAGGGCAGGGGGCGTGGCTCGCCAGAATACCTGCAGCGGCAATGAGGACCATGGCATCTATGTGGACAAGCAGGCGCAACCAACCCTGGAGGGCAACACCTGCCAGGGGAACAAGTTGAACGGCATCGCCTACTTTGGTAGTGCAGGGGGCATCGCTCGCCAGAACACCTGCAGCGGCAATGAGTACTATGGCATCTATGTGGGCGAGCAGGCGCAGCCAACCCTGGAGGGCAACACCTGCCAGGGGAACAAGTTGTGCGGCATCGCCTACGTTGGCAGTGCAGCGGGCATCGCTCGCCAGAATACCTGCAGCGACAATGGATGCGGCATTGTTGTGGGCGAGCAGGCACAACCAACCCTGGAGGGCAACACCTGCCAGGGGAACAAGCAGTGCGGCATCGCCTACGTTGACAGTGCAGGGGGCATCGCTCGCCAGAACACCTGCAGCGGCAACGAGTACCATGGCATCGAGTTGGGCCAGCAAGCGCAGCCAACCCTGGAGGTCAACACCTGCAAGGGGAACAAGCAAAGCGGCATCGCCTACTTTGGTAGTGCAGGGGGCATCGCCCGCCAGAACACCTGCAGCGACAATGAGTATCGTGGCATCGAGTTGGGCGAGCAGGCGCGGCCAACCCTGGAGGGCAACACCTGCCAGGGGAACAAGAGGAGCGGCATCCTCTACGCTGGCAGTGCAGGGGGCATAGCTCGCCAGAATACCTGCAGCGGCAATGAGTACCAGGGCATCTATGTGGGCCAGCAGGCGCAACCAACCCTGGAGGGCAACACCTGCCAGGGGAACAAGGGGAGCGGCATCGCTTACGGTGGCAGGGCAGGGGGCGTGGCTCGCCAGAATACCTGCAGCGGCAATGAGGACCATGGCATCTATGTGGACAAGCAGGCGCAACCAACCCTGGAGGGCAACACCTGCCAGGGGAACAAACAGGTTGGTATAGGCTACTTTGGCAGTGCAGGGGGCATCGCTCGCCAGAACACCTGCAGCGGTAATGGGGACGCTGGCATCTATGTGGGCTGGCAGGCGCGGCCAACCCTGGAGGACAACACCTGCCAAGGGAACAGGGGGGGGACAGTGAACGATATGCGACTTCTTTTCAAGAATCCGCTTACCTATCTGATGACCTTACTCAACGGGAACACGTAG
- a CDS encoding vWA domain-containing protein: MTIQSNVPEWANVEVPGGERHLPVYLLLDTSSSMEGAPIESLHQGLEQFQREVSSDQFARDIVKVGVITFASDAQLVTGGLVPISDFQPPMLTASGVTRLDLAFTVLLESIDRDVVRPVKGGQKGDWKPAVFVLTDGRPTDRHGIATDELWRPARDALVNRPKGEIKPSVIVAVGCGPHVDDDTLKAISTGTAFKMGTSEAAFVALFQYLSQSLTTSTQLGGNMEDPFANAQPSSELIRIP, translated from the coding sequence ATGACTATCCAAAGTAATGTCCCCGAATGGGCTAATGTTGAAGTACCTGGCGGTGAACGCCACCTGCCGGTTTACCTGCTGCTGGATACCTCCAGTAGCATGGAGGGGGCGCCGATCGAGTCGCTGCACCAGGGGCTAGAGCAATTCCAGCGCGAAGTTTCCAGTGATCAGTTTGCCCGCGACATAGTCAAGGTGGGAGTCATCACCTTTGCCAGCGACGCCCAATTGGTCACCGGCGGGCTGGTGCCTATCTCCGATTTCCAGCCGCCCATGCTCACGGCCTCAGGGGTGACTCGTTTGGATCTGGCCTTTACAGTGCTGTTAGAGTCCATCGATCGCGATGTAGTCAGACCCGTCAAAGGCGGGCAGAAAGGGGATTGGAAACCGGCGGTCTTTGTCCTGACCGATGGTCGGCCAACGGATCGGCACGGCATTGCCACCGACGAGCTATGGCGACCTGCGCGAGACGCGCTTGTCAATCGTCCCAAGGGAGAGATCAAACCCAGCGTCATCGTGGCTGTTGGCTGTGGCCCCCATGTGGACGATGACACCCTCAAGGCCATCAGCACTGGCACAGCCTTCAAAATGGGCACCAGCGAAGCGGCCTTTGTTGCTCTCTTTCAATACCTTTCCCAAAGCCTCACCACTTCAACCCAGCTCGGCGGCAATATGGAAGACCCCTTTGCAAACGCGCAGCCCTCTTCCGAGCTCATCCGTATTCCTTGA